The genomic stretch TGTATTGCCAGTAAGAACTCTTTATGATTCTAGTGTTCAATTGAAGAAACATAATGCTTTGGCTGTTTCTCAATCTGAGTATGCCAAAATAATTGGGAGTGAGATGCTTTTGATGAACTGTACTCAACCTGGCATAGTTTATGCAGTTAGTAGACTCAATCGATATACTCACAATCCTAGAGATGATCATTGGAACGCTCTTAACAGGTTGATGAGATACCTTAGAGGCACTATGGATTTGGGATTGCATTACGTGAGGTTCCTTGTTGTATTggagggatattgtgatgcgaaCTGGGTAACAGTTAATGATGATATAAGTTCCACAAGTGGATTCATATTCACTTTAAGTGGAGCAACTGTGTCTTCGAAGTCTGCTAAGCAGACTTGCATTGCTCGTTCGACC from Silene latifolia isolate original U9 population chromosome 2, ASM4854445v1, whole genome shotgun sequence encodes the following:
- the LOC141641676 gene encoding secreted RxLR effector protein 161-like, whose product is MAIIMMRFCCSARTTALVRTLYDSSVQLKKHNALAVSQSEYAKIIGSEMLLMNCTQPGIVYAVSRLNRYTHNPRDDHWNALNRLMRYLRGTMDLGLHYVRFLVVLEGYCDANWVTVNDDISSTSGFIFTLSGATVSSKSAKQTCIARSTIEAKFTALDLAGQEAEWLRNLLVDIPLWGYTACLSTL